GATCCGGCGGAGCCGCGAGGGCTCGGCGGGGGCGGGTCGTCCGGCACCCCAGGGCTCCTGGGCGAGCGGTTCGGCAGGGGTCGGGGTTTCGTCGACGGGGGCGGTCGGCGGGGTCGTCACGTGGATTCCTTGCAGTCAGATCATCAGCTTGCGCCGCCGAACACTAGCGGATCGCGAGCCGACCGAGCGCCACATATTCCCTGGTCGGCAGCGTGCGGCCGCCGCGTCCCTCCCCGAAGGTGACCCTTCGCCGGTCCTGCCGGATGGTGATTTAACACCATCGACCGTGATACAAATACCGGTATAAGAATTGGATCCAGGGGAGTGATTGACCATGGTCGAACTCAAGTCGGACGCCGCCCTCGACGCGATGCGCGAAGCCGGGCGGGTGGTGGCCGACGCGCTGGCCGCTGCGGAGGAGGCGGCGGCCGTCGGAGTCAGCCTGCTAGAGCTGGACGAGGTGGCGCGGGGCGTGCTGACGGCGGCCGGGGCGGGATCGCCGTTCCTCGGCTACCGGCCGTCCTTCGCGCCCGTCCCGTTCCCCGCCGTCATCTGCGCCTCCGTCAACGACGCCGTCGTGCACGGCATCCCGGACGGCTACCGGCTGCGCGACGGTGACCTGGTGAGCATCGACTGCGGTGCGGTCCTGGACGGTTGGGCCGGTGACGCCGCCGTCAGCTTCACCGTCGGCACCGCCCGCCCCGAGGACACCGCCCTGATCGAGGACGCCCGGCGCGCCCTGGAGGCCGGCATCGCCGCCGCCGTGGTCGGCAACCGGATCGGCGACATCGCTCACGCCATCGGCACCGTCGCCCGCGCCGGGCGCTACGGCATGCCGGAAGGCTACGGCGGGCACGGCATCGGCCGCAGCATGCACGAGGACCCGCACGTGCCCAACGAGGGCCGCCCGGGCCGGGGTTACCCGCTGCGCCCGGGCCTGGTGCTGGCCATCGAGCCGATGCTGATCGCCGGCGGCCGGGACCAGTACCGCACCGACCCGGACGGCTGGACCCTGCGCACCAGTGACGGCAGCCGGGCCGCGCACGTCGAGCACACGGTGGCCATCACCGAGGACGGCCCCCGCATCCTCACCCTCCGCTGAACGTCCCGTCGCCCGATCCGGGGATCGAAGGCGCCGCTGCCGGCCGCACTGCCGGAGCGACGTCGTGCAGTGACGTCCCGCAGTGACGTCCCGCAGCGACGCATCGGGGTGACGTCCCGGGGGTGACGCAGGACACGAGGTGGCGCCCCGCCGCCCGGAGTACCGTGCGGGGCATGAACGATCAGGACTTCACCACCCGCATCACCGTCCGCGGGTACGAGACCGACACGCAGGGCCACCTCAACCAGGCCGTCTACCTCCAGTACGCCGAGCACGCCCGCTGGGAGTACCTGCAGGCGGCCGGGATCCGCCAGGCCGACCTGGTCGCGAAGGGCGTGGGCCCGGTCGTCCTGGAGACCACGGTCAAGTACCTGCGGGAGCTGCGCGCGGGCGACTCGGTGGACGTCAGCTGCTCGTTCGCCTGGCGCGACGGCAAGACCTTCCAGGTGGTGCAGCGGCTGGTCCGCGAGGATGGCGTGCTGGCCGCCGAGATCACCGGGGTCGGCGGCATCCTCGACCTGGCCGAACGCCGGCTGGTCGCCGACCCGCGCGAGCCGCTGCGCGCCCTCGCCTCCGACCCGGCCGTGCTCGGCCTCTGACGTCCCGTCCGGACGCTCCCACCCGCCGGAGGCCGCACCCGGATGCGGCCTCCACCCGGTGGGCGGGGGATTACCCCACCCCCGACCGGCCTGCTGCCCGGATGGGTCCAAGTCCCCTGCCCCAGCAGACTCTTGGGCATGCCGAAGAACACGATCACCGCAGCCGCCGCCACCGCGGCCGCCGCCCTCGCCGTCACCGCGCTGACCGCTCTGCCTGCCGCCGCCGACGCACCGAACCCGGCCAAGGACCGCCTCGCCTGGTCCGCCTGCGAGGGGAAGGCCGACCCGCGCCAACAGTGCGCCACCGTCACCGTCCCGCTGGACTACCGCGACCCGCACGGCGAGCAGATCACGCTCGCGATCTCCCGCATCCCCGCCGCGAAGCCGAGCCTGCGCCACGGCGTCCTGCTCACCATCCCCGGCGGACCGGGCGGTTCCGGCCTGGACATCCCCGGCAACGCCGCCAAGCGCCTCCCGCAGTCCGTGCTCGACCGCTTCGACCTGGTCGGCTTCGACCCGCGGGGCGTCGGCCGCTCCACCCCGGTCAGCTGCGAGCTCGACCGCTCCGACCTGGCGATGGTCAAGCTGCGCCCCTGGCCGGCCGCCGACGGCTCGATCGACGGGAACCTCGCCTACGAGCACCGCATCGCCGAGACCTGCGCCCGCAACGGCGGCCCGGTGCTGCGCAGCATCTCCACCGCCAACGAGGCCCGCGACATCGACAGCCTCCGCCGGGCCCTCGGCGAGCGCCGCCTCTCCGCCTGGGGCACCTCGTACGGGACCTACGCAGGCGCCGTCTACGCCACCATGTTCCCCGAGCGGACCGACCGGATCGTGCTGGACAGCAACGACAACCCGGACCCGACCCGGGTGGAGCGCAACTGGCTCGCCGCCTTCGGCCAGGGCGTCGAGGACCGGTTCCCCGACTTCGCCACGTGGGCCTCCGCGCCCGGCAATCCGGACCGGGTCGCGGACACCCCCGAGGAGGTCCGCCCGCTCTTCCTCGACCTCGCCACCCGCCTCGACCGCACGCCGCTGCCCTGGCCGGGCGCCGATCCGGCCGAGCTGAACGGCAACGTGCTGCGCGAGACCATGCTGCAGAGCCTGTACGCGGACGCCAAGTTCCCCGACCTGGCCCGGCTGATGCTGGCGGGCCTCGGCCGCCGCCCGCTGCCCGCCCCGGCGGCGCTGCCCGAGCAGGCCGTGCCGGCCGTGCAGAACACCGTCGCGGTCTCGGTCGGCACCCTGTGCAACGACGTCACGTGGCCCGCCGACCCGGCCGGGTACGCCAAGGACGTCGCCGCCGACCGGGCCGCCCACCCGCTCACCGCGGGCATGCCGGTGAACGTGATGCCCTGCGCCTTCTGGCCGTTCGCGCCCGCCGAGCCGGCCGTGCCGGTGACCGACCGCGGCCCGGCGAACGTCCTGCTGGCCCAGAACCTGCGGGACGTCGCCACCCCGTACCGGGGCGCGCTCAAGCTGCGCGCCGCGTTCGGGGACCGGGCCCGGATGGTGACGGTGGACTCCGGCGGCCACGACGTCTACCGCGCCAACGGGAACGCCTGCGGCGACGCGGTGGTGACGGACTACCTGGTCACCGGTCGGCGCCCGGCCCAGGACGTCTTCTGCCCGGCGGAGTGAGCGCCCGCTGAGCGTTCTCCGAGTACCGGCGAGGAGTACCGGTTCGGAGTACCGGTGAGGAGTGCCGGCCGGGGGCGCCACCCGGCACGCGGGGGCAACAGGCCGTGGACGAACGGCCCTTGCTCCTGCGTGCACGTCCGTTCGACCCTCGTGAATGAGTCGAATCTGTCGCGATTTTGTGACAATCCTTCGCCAACACCCGCCCCACGCAGGGTGTTCACGGCCGTAATGTTCGATCTATGTCACCGAAGAGCCGCATACCCGCCCCGGATCCGGGCGACACCTGGGTGCCCCGCCCGAGGCGCCGTGAGACTCCGCTCGGATTGCTGGGCCACGCGGCCAAGTTCCTCGGTGCCAGCGTGCTCGGCGGGGTCCTGTTGGCGGGCGTGGTCCTCCCGGCGGCCGGCGCGGTCGGGCTCGGCGCCAAGAGCGGCGCCGAGGGCTTCGAGAACATCCCCGACGACTTCAAGACCCCGCCGCTCACCCAGGCCACCCAGATCTTCGACGCCAAGGGCGGCCTGATCGCCAAGGTCTACGAGCGCGACCGCACCGTCCTCACCGCCGAGCAGATGTCCCCGCTGATCCGCCAGGCGCAGGTGGACATCGAGGACGCCCGCTTCTACGAGCACGGCGCCGTCGACCTCAAGGGCATCCTGCGGGCCATCACCAAGAACGCCGAGAGCGGCGCCACCGTGCAGGGCGCCTCCACCCTGACCCAGCAGTACGTCAAGAACGTCAACGTGGAGAAGGCCGGCGACGACCCGGAGGCGGTGCGCGAGGCGCAGCGCAAGACGCTCGGCCGCAAGATCCAGGAACTCCGGTACGCCATCAAGCTGGAGGAGGACCTGACCAAGGAGCAGATCCTCACCAACTACCTCAACATCACCTTCTACGGCCACCAGGCCTACGGCATCCAGGCCGCCTCCCAGCGCTACTTCAGCAAGGACGCCAAGGACCTCACCCTGCCCGAGGCGGCGATGCTCGCCGGGCTGGTGCAGAACCCGTCGCAGTACGACCCGAAGCTGCACCCGGTGGCCGCGCAGAAGCGCCGCGACACCGTCCTCGACAAGATGGTGGAGAGCAAGCACATCACCGCGGCGCAGGCCAAGGAGGCCAAGGCCGCCCCGCTTGGCCTCAACTACCGGGACCCGCAGAACGGTTGCATCACCGCCAAGGCCGGCATGGGCTTCTTCTGCGACTACGTGCGGCACGTGGTCAAGCAGGACCCGGCCTTCGGCAAGAGCGC
The genomic region above belongs to Streptomyces sp. 1331.2 and contains:
- a CDS encoding acyl-CoA thioesterase — its product is MNDQDFTTRITVRGYETDTQGHLNQAVYLQYAEHARWEYLQAAGIRQADLVAKGVGPVVLETTVKYLRELRAGDSVDVSCSFAWRDGKTFQVVQRLVREDGVLAAEITGVGGILDLAERRLVADPREPLRALASDPAVLGL
- a CDS encoding alpha/beta hydrolase translates to MPKNTITAAAATAAAALAVTALTALPAAADAPNPAKDRLAWSACEGKADPRQQCATVTVPLDYRDPHGEQITLAISRIPAAKPSLRHGVLLTIPGGPGGSGLDIPGNAAKRLPQSVLDRFDLVGFDPRGVGRSTPVSCELDRSDLAMVKLRPWPAADGSIDGNLAYEHRIAETCARNGGPVLRSISTANEARDIDSLRRALGERRLSAWGTSYGTYAGAVYATMFPERTDRIVLDSNDNPDPTRVERNWLAAFGQGVEDRFPDFATWASAPGNPDRVADTPEEVRPLFLDLATRLDRTPLPWPGADPAELNGNVLRETMLQSLYADAKFPDLARLMLAGLGRRPLPAPAALPEQAVPAVQNTVAVSVGTLCNDVTWPADPAGYAKDVAADRAAHPLTAGMPVNVMPCAFWPFAPAEPAVPVTDRGPANVLLAQNLRDVATPYRGALKLRAAFGDRARMVTVDSGGHDVYRANGNACGDAVVTDYLVTGRRPAQDVFCPAE
- the map gene encoding type I methionyl aminopeptidase, which produces MVELKSDAALDAMREAGRVVADALAAAEEAAAVGVSLLELDEVARGVLTAAGAGSPFLGYRPSFAPVPFPAVICASVNDAVVHGIPDGYRLRDGDLVSIDCGAVLDGWAGDAAVSFTVGTARPEDTALIEDARRALEAGIAAAVVGNRIGDIAHAIGTVARAGRYGMPEGYGGHGIGRSMHEDPHVPNEGRPGRGYPLRPGLVLAIEPMLIAGGRDQYRTDPDGWTLRTSDGSRAAHVEHTVAITEDGPRILTLR